A stretch of Mauremys reevesii isolate NIE-2019 linkage group 25, ASM1616193v1, whole genome shotgun sequence DNA encodes these proteins:
- the LOC120391304 gene encoding lens fiber major intrinsic protein yields the protein MPPAMWEVRSPSFWRAVFAEFFATMIYVFFGLGASLRWGVGPLNVLQVALAFGLAAATLVQVLGHVSGAHVNPAVTFAFLVGAQLSLLRAAFYMVAQVLGGVAGAAVLYGLTPAAIRGNLALNTIHPGVTLAQATTVEIFLTLQFVLCFFATYDERHNGRVGSVALAIGFSLALGHLFGMYYTGAGMNPARSFAPAAITRNFSNHWVYWVGPILGATLAGLLYDFVLCPRMRGLAERLAILKGEQVAEGQAPPEPPGDPMELKTQAL from the exons ATGCCCCCCGCCATGTGGGAGGTGCGCTCCCCCTCCTTCTGGAGGGCCGTCTTCGCCGAGTTCTTCGCCACCATGATCTACGTCTTCTTCGGCCTGGGGGCCTCGCTGCGCTGGGGGGTCGGGCCCCTCAACGTGCTGCAGGTGGCCCTGGCCTTCGGCCTGGCCGCAGCCACCCTGGTGCAGGTGCTGGGCCACGTCAGCGGGGCCCACGTCAACCCGGCCGTCACCTTCGCCTTCCTGGTGGGCGCCCAGCTCTCGCTGCTCCGCGCCGCCTTCTACATGGTGGCCCAGGTGCTGGGCGGGGTGGCCGGGGCGGCCGTGCTCTACGGGCTGACGCCGGCCGCCATCCGCGGCAACCTGGCACTCAACACG atcCACCCCGGCGTGACCCTGGCCCAGGCCACCACCGTGGAGATCTTCCTGACGCTGCAGTTCGTCCTCTGCTTCTTCGCCACGTACGACGAGCGGCACAACGGGCGCGTGGGCTCGGTGGCGTTGGCCATCGGCTTCTCCCTCGCCCTGGGACACCTCTTCGGG ATGTACTACACGGGAGCCGGCATGAACCCTGCGCGGTCCTTCGCCCCCGCCGCCATCACCCGCAACTTCTCCAACCACTGG gtgtACTGGGTCGGGCCCATCCTAGGCGCCACGCTGGCCGGCCTGCTCTACGACTTCGTCCTCTGCCCCCGCATGCGGGGCCTGGCCGAGCGGCTGGCCATCCTGAAAGGCGAGCAGGTGGCGGAAGGCCAGgcccccccggagccccccggGGATCCCATGGAGCTGAAAACGCAGGCGCTATAA